The Plasmodium cynomolgi strain B DNA, chromosome 5, whole genome shotgun sequence genome segment cgcttcgcTTTGTGTTTGTAAACCTGCCAGGGTTGTCCGTTCGCTTTACAGTTCCCAGCGCAGCTGGGGGGTGCGGCCAGGAAATGAAAATGGAACGTGACAAGTGGCAAGTCACAAGTGGTAAATCAGGACTCGCACGTCACAACTAGCATGTCACGACTGGCATGTCACAACTAGCACGTCATAACTAGCATGTCACGACTAGCATGTCACGACTAGCATGTCACGACTAGCATGTCACAACTAGCATGTCACGACTGGCATGTCACAACTAGCACGTCATAACTAGCATGTCACAACTAGCATGTCACAATTCGCAGGTCACAACTCACAAATGACAGTTTTTCCTGCCCTATTTCCCGTTTCCAACTTTCGCACTCGGTTAGTCACCATCTACTGCTGAATGCTTAACTGTTTCGCGCAAGCGGCATGAAGTTCCCCTCGCGCATTTTCACTTCGCTATTGGCAGTTGGTACAAAAGTATGAGTAACACGTACAACCTACGTTAGCCTACTCGCATATATatggaaatatatttgcGTAAGCCCTAAACGTAATGCGGCACGTACATAACACATACAATGCTTTTGTATGCTCGCTTATTTCGCTTTTAGGTATttttgaagataaaaaaaaaaattattgcttgttcatatttttttttgctttttttagctttttttttgctttttttggctttttttggctttttttaacgttatgttcaggcaattttttttttNNNNNNNNNNNNNNNNNNNNTTTTTTTCATATCatctttggaaaaaaaaggcaggaACTTTTTCATCATTAAGACGACGATGCGCTGACTCATACAAGtaggggaaaaggggaaaaaagcgaaaaaaagggggaaccaaagaagggaaaaaatgaaagaaaatggggaactggaaaaagggggggtaaAATGCAGTTCGACCAAAAAGGGCGGTAAAAAACTGCGGACTGGACCAAatgatgttaaaaaaaactgcggAACTgaaccaaaaaaggggaaatgaaGTAAAAGGCCTGCCTTGTGGTAGTAGGTTTATTTTGCCAACCTGAAATTTAagccaaaaggaaaacaaaattgccGGGGGCCCAATTAGGCCTCATCTCATATTCTCCTTCATCTTCCGTGTTGccatacaaaaaaaggaaaataaaaatgggaacaacgAGCTTGAACATGTGGTAGCTTTGTCATGCTTAGGGTACGCATATGAAGCAGCATAATTTTTacgcgcatatgtatatgctaAGCATGAGCTGACGGACAAggccccctttttccaaaattgcctcatcttcgaaaaaaaaagtacgaagTAATGAAAAAACACTTGGCGAAGCGCCAGTTGAGGGATTAAAAGGGGatgaaaagcgaaaaaggggaaaacaaaatgagtaAAACAAAGCGAATAAActgataaaacaaaacagttctttttatttattttttgctatgCTCTGCAAAGAAAgcttcaaaataaattttgcatAACCTTCTCACATATAGTATATATAGATGAGAAGaacgtcaaaaaaaaaaaaaaaattagcccCACcgttgaaggaaaaaaaaaaacacagccAGCCAGCGTTCGAAAGAGAACGAAATTTATACCAACACATTGCCAATTAGgaaaaagttaaaagaaaagTTCCAAACTGTACGCAAGTATAATCCGTAGGTCCCAATTTAGCAGGAACAGAACAACATTTTGTGAAGTCgctgttttttccctcccccgcGAGAAGCATATCACCAAAGGGTTGTAGCTATATTTTTAACCAAAGGTTTGCTTCCTACATTTTTTGCGCGTTTGCCTTCTCGAAGCCACGTGATTTTTTCGCGTAAGGATTGGCAGAAATaggggaaataaataaaatcagCGAAGAAGTGTTGGCTGGAGAACGCTGAAATGTTTCTTTAAAGGCGTATTTCCACCTGCACCGCGTCCCTTCTTACGTGTATGTGTCCAGGGAAGGAAAGGAGGAGGCCATCGTCTGCACATCCCCGGCGATCTGTAAAGCTGTGCCCCCACGAACGCGTTTACGTAAGGGTATGCCAAACTGCGAACGCTTTGtggaaaattattaaaaatacgGGAACAAgcaagagagagaaaaaggcaTGGTGGTTTAGCGGTCACAtagaaggggggaggaacatTCGTAGGAGCATTTTTctaaccaaaaaaaaaaaaaagaaaaaaaaaagaagaaaaaaagaagaagaaaagaaacgtTCACGCGTGCCAATATAGTAAGATGAAATAGACCCAAAGTGGGGAGCGCCGCGGaagaggagcaaaaaaaaacgaacgaaagaaagaaagaaagaaagaacgaacgaacgaacgaataGCGTCCGCGCTAATTTCGCATGTGTAGCAGCCCCCCCCGAGAACAATGAAGCTGGACATCTCGTGCTTCTGCTTCCTGTCGAAAAATGAGTACCGAGTGCTGACGGCGATAGAAATGGGCATGCGGAACCACGAGTACCTGCCCGTGTCGTTAATAGCGAGCATAGCGAATTTGAGGAAGGAAGGCATAAACAGTGTGTTGAAGAAGTTGCTCAAAAACAAGCTCATCAGtcatgaaaataaaaagtacgATGGATATAAGCTAACCTATTTAGGGTATGACTTCCTAGCCCTAAGAGCATTTATAAATAGGGGCATCCTAAAAAGTGTTGGCAATCAAATAGGAGTTGGAAAAGAATCAGACATCTACATATGTAAAGATACGAACGGAAATTTATTGTGTTTAAAAATCCACAGGTTAGGTAGAATATCATTTagaacaattaaaaataatagagactattatggaaaaaaaaattttcgaaattgGTTGTATTTGTCCAAAATAGCTGCCACCAAGGAGTATGCTTACTTAAAAGCCTTGTATGAAAATAACTTCCCAGTTCCGAAACCCTATGACCTAAACAGACACATGATTCTCATGTCGTATGTAAATGGATACCCCCTATCACATGTAAAAATTAGCAACCCCTTTAAGATAATcgatattttaataaacacTATCATTAAATTTGCCAAGGCGAATATAATTCATGGAGACTTTAATGAATTTAACATCCTCATTGATGATGATGAGAGAATAACTGTTATCGATTTTCCGCAAATTGTTTCTCTTCAACATCCGAATGCTAAGTTATATTTCGATCGAGATGTCAGAGGTGTCGTTAATCACTTTTATAgaaagtataaaataaaaattgaagatTATCCTTTTTATGAAGATGTCATTTTGCTGAGTAGTGAGAAAATTGTGgtggaagaaaatttaatttccAGCAGTGATGAGCATGCCTTGATGGACGTCCTGCAGAATGATGGGTCCGACTCGGTTTCCCCCTGCCCCGAGCAGCTCAATTGTAGCGGTGGGAGCGGCGAAAGTGGCGTAGGTGACGAAGGTGACCAAATTGACGAAAGTGGCGTGGGTGACCAAAGTGATGGAAGCCATCGTAGTGGAGAAAGGCACCTCAGTGAAGCAGACCGCCCAAGAACCGTTAGCGAGAGCACTCAGGGGGAAACCCCTCGCAGCGCAGGCACCCAGGGAGAGGACTCCTTCTCATCTGAAGGGAAGTACAAAGACGCCTACGAGAACAACGCGGAAAGGGAGAAGTCAAGTGAAAAGCTGGAGAAAAGATCGGACGGATTGGATGACAATGGCATGGAGAGTGCACAAGGGGTAGCAGCGGATGAGCGGGGAAATaagaaggaagaggaggagaccAAATGCAGGGGaggtagtagtagtagtagccCCGCGAAGGATGAAGAAGCGCCTACAGATGGGAAGTGCAGTCGTACGGAGGAGAAGACCCAGGATGAGGGGGAGGACCGTCATGATGATCCCCCCGTTCGCGGTGAGGAAGAGACGGGGGGGGAAATCGGCTCGAGCGAACGGAACGATCAGGTGAGTAGTGGCGCTTCAGAAAAGGGCGCACAGCAGGTGGACCGCTCGAAGGGCATCAGCAGCGAGGCGAGCGGTGACGAAGCGAGCGGTGATGAGGCCGGCGGTGACGAAGAAAGCGGTGATGAGGCGATCGGTGACGAAGCAAGCGGTGACGAGGCCGGCGGTGACGAAGAAAGCGAATTGACGGCGTACTCCAGCTGCGACTCGGAGGGATGCGTCTCCGCGAACTCCACCAAGAAGCTGTCCGAAACGTGGCAGCCccatataaaaaagtacaccAAGGAATACGCGAAGAGCAAGCTAAAGTACAtgtacaggaaaaaaaaaataaggNNNNNNNNNNNNNNNNNNNNNNNNNNNNNNNNNNNNNNNNNNNNNNNNNNNNNNNNNNNNNNNNNNNNNNNNNNNNNNNNNNNNNNNNNNNNNNNNNNNNNNNNNNNNNNgtaaaaaaaaaaaaaaaaaaagagggataGAGGGATAGAGGGAAAGTGTAACCCCAGTTAATCTTTTAAAACTTATTAATTCTTTTCCCTCTGTTGTATGAACAGCATCGCTATGTGTACGCGAAGGATGCGTACCATTGTGCGCAAATTATCTGTTTATTcagcccttttttgtaacattcctttttcttgttttgtcatattatttttacataaaaataactaaacatttttatatgtgtgtgtaaaaaGGCTAAATGatgcccccccccaaaaaaaaacaaaaatcagACGTGAAAAATGTGccattcttcattttttcgcgcaCTCATCTTGAATTTTAACATGTCGGTGGAGGATAATCGTGGAGAATAACAGTGGAGGTGGGATTCTCCTTGCGGGTTGTTTCCTTTCGAGAGGGATAACAAATTAGGACATCGCCTTAGTTATGCGTGTGTAGGGGCAGgtggtgggggaaaaaaaaaaaaaaaaagttgtcaCTCGCGTGTTAGGAAGCGTACGCAAATCAGTGCTGATGCGATTATGCGggcataaaaagggaaggaaatttcacaaaaattggCACCATATAATATGGTTGATCTCTATGATGGGGCTGGCAGCGATGTGTTCTGCTTGCTCACCCCTTAGCCGTAAAAGCTGTACACATAATCGAGGAAGGCCGTAACCTCCTTCTCGTCGTTCACATAATTCATGTGCGTTATGTGCATGTCGGGAcgaacaaaaatgtacatggCTGATCTGGACCTGCACAAATCGGTGGGAACGCAGGGTGCACCTATTTTGATGTTTAGCTGCCTCTGGAAGTCGCTCATGAAGTCGTAGAGGATAGTTTGTCTTCCCAGGTTTTTGGTGGCCCTTATTTTGGTAAGAAGGGTACTCAGTGGAGTGTCTCCACTTTGGATGGTGGCTCTGTGCATCATCTGGGGGCATACAATAGAAAGGATGGCCGAGAGAGCATTTCCATTCCTGGTGATACTCGCGTTCGTGTCGGTGCCCGCACTGACGATAGAGTATCTGCGTGTGAACtcgtttttttgtccacCGCACACAACCCAGAGGATGCTGAGCGGTGagccacttctccccctggcCATGGCGCCGTAAGTCAGTCTGCCAATTTTAGTCAGCTTGTCAAAGGCGTCCTCATCGTGGTGGGAGCAACCGTGGTGGGAGCAACCGTGGTGGGGGCAACCGTGATGGGAGCAACCGTAGTGGGAGCAACCGCGGTAGGAGCAACCGTGGTGGGAACTTCCTGCCCCCCCTTTGGATGAAAACGGGTTCATTATTCCCGGGAACCCCTCTGTGAGACCCATTTTGCAAGCACAAATTCGGGAGGGGTTCATTTggcatatgcacaaaattaaGGTATGTGCATGTCCCCCCAAGTAGTCATACAGCCGAACAGTGTTATTTTGCTGATAGCTGTTACTGTACAGGGTGACACATCTGAGGACGCAGTTCCTTGGCCGATCTGCACACATGAAGTGCCTGCTTGTGAGTTGAGCGGAGGTGTGTACAAGGCCTAATCTGTAGTAGTCACTCTGCAACATAAACGTTTTCTTGTAAACTCTGTCCAAAACGTTGCAAGTGGAAGTGATCTTGCTAATCGTCCTGGCACAGCAATtcaggaagaaggaaaaatagtAACTCGAGATAttattcaataaaaaaaaaactgaatcATTTCACTACTCCATGATAAGACCTTCTGAGAAATGAATTGTCTCTCCTTCTGATATGCCTCCAATAGGATGGGCGATGAATTATAATCAATGagatattttaatttccacCCAATGCTGTATACATCATGTACTGTCAGGTTGATGCTTACGCTAAACATGGGGTTGTACATGCAGTTGGATTCCCCTGCTAGGATGATCCCATGTCTATAGAACTCCTCACACATTTGGTCTCTGTGAATTCCTCTCTTCaaattgtatatataaaatatttttacatttgggaaaattttttcaatcaaATGGATCACTTCCATGTGAtgcaatttgtttgtttgtttcatTCGGCAGATCGATTTTTCATTCGAGTGTTTGTTTGCTCGCCTACATATGGTCAAGTGCCAGTTGTAGCCTCCCCTGCGTATGGCAAGCGCGGAATTGCGGGTGGAGGTACACCCTGAGTTGTTGCTCACTGCGTCGGAGAACACGTTCGCGTTGTTATCACTTGGGTGGTTCCGCGATTGGTTCCGAGAGTGGTCTCTCGAGTGGTCCCTCGATTGGTTCCGCGAGTGGTCTCTCGATTGGTCCCTCGAATGATCGCCTGAATGATCGCCCCTGATGTGCCGCTTCCCTTTGGGGGGAGTTCCATTCGTGGCGCACATTTCAGGGCCATCTTCCCAGGGACTTCCCCACAGTTTCTCACCTTGGGAAATTCCCCTCCTGAATTGTCCGTTCgcacatttattttcccctccctttGGGAAAGCATCCCCTACGTTTGTATTTTCTCCTACAACATTATCGTCGTGTTGTTTTTCTCCTACGGTGCTATCACTGCTCTGTGACCACGTCCTACTCCCCTCCGAGTGGGCCGCACCATTGGGGTGGCGTCCCCATGCAGATGCATCACTCTCCTCAATTTTATTCTCATCGTTGGGATTGGAGGGATGACCCCTGTCCATATCTGTCACGTAGCTTTCCCTCCATTTATCCCCATCAGTCTTAGCCCTAACCTGATGGCTCTTAACAGGGTGCCCCTCAGGTGCTTCATTTTGGCCCCAGCGAGAGGGGTCCTCTTCAACAAAAACTTCTTCTGACAAAACGGAGTTGTTAGACCCCCCGTGTGGAGTGCCCCCGCTCGATTGGTTGTTCCCTCGTTCGGTATGACCATTTTGAGGTCCCCCTGAGGATAGGCACTCTGATGTGTCACTAGCGGGGGATCCAATCGGGTCAATCCCATTCTCGGTTGGTTTATCTGTATGTGCATCACATGGTGTAATTAAATTGGGTGTATCTTCATATGGGGGGGGTGTAGTTGGGTCGTGACCTAACCTCTGCGAGTTTGTAGTCTCCGCTTCTTGTTCCCGTTTGTGGGGGTCACGTGGATATTTTCCGATGGGGGTCTGCACAGGTTCATCTTGCGAGTCTTCCCGTGGACTTCTTTTCGATTCCCTTTGCGACCCTTCCTCTGTGGTGGCGTCATTTCCCCAATTGGCTGAGTCTTCATCCCCCCCTAGATTGGTCCCCCTCCTGCTGCCTCTCGGCGGGGGAGCCTCCTTGGCAGTTCTCCCGGCAAGGCCATTTCGCAGTAGACATGATTGACGCGGCTGTCGTGATTGAAGTGGCTGTCGTGATTGAAGTGGTTGACGCGGCTGACTCGGCTG includes the following:
- a CDS encoding ROI kinase-like protein (putative); this encodes MKLDISCFCFLSKNEYRVLTAIEMGMRNHEYLPVSLIASIANLRKEGINSVLKKLLKNKLISHENKKYDGYKLTYLGYDFLALRAFINRGILKSVGNQIGVGKESDIYICKDTNGNLLCLKIHRLGRISFRTIKNNRDYYGKKNFRNWLYLSKIAATKEYAYLKALYENNFPVPKPYDLNRHMILMSYVNGYPLSHVKISNPFKIIDILINTIIKFAKANIIHGDFNEFNILIDDDERITVIDFPQIVSLQHPNAKLYFDRDVRGVVNHFYRKYKIKIEDYPFYEDVILLSSEKIVVEENLISSSDEHALMDVLQNDGSDSVSPCPEQLNCSGGSGESGVGDEGDQIDESGVGDQSDGSHRSGERHLSEADRPRTVSESTQGETPRSAGTQGEDSFSSEGKYKDAYENNAEREKSSEKLEKRSDGLDDNGMESAQGVAADERGNKKEEEETKCRGGSSSSSPAKDEEAPTDGKCSRTEEKTQDEGEDRHDDPPVRGEEETGGEIGSSERNDQVSSGASEKGAQQVDRSKGISSEASGDEASGDEAGGDEESGDEAIGDEASGDEAGGDEESELTAYSSCDSEGCVSANSTKKLSETWQPHIKKYTKEYAKSKL